Within Citromicrobium bathyomarinum, the genomic segment GATCTCGATCCCGCGCGGGCATACTTCGCCTTTCTGGGCGCAGGTGCATGCAAGCTGGCAGCCTTCGTTTCCAGCGCGCGCGAGCAGATCGTCAGCTTCCATTTCACCGGCGACGTCGTTCACGTGCCCGCGCAGGGCCGTTACGGCTTCACGCTGACCGCGCTGACCGACGCGCAACTGCTGGTGATCCCGGCGGAAAGCCTGAACCGCTCCGGCCCGGATAGCTGCGGCATGCTGCGGCTTGCCTCGCGCGAGACGGAGAATGCACTGGCGCGCAGCCGGGAAACCTCGATCATCCTCGGTCGACGCTCCGCACAGGAGCGGGTGGCATCCTTCATCCTCGCCATCTGGGACCGGCTTGGCGCGGATTCGCGAGGCGAGGGGTGGATCGACCTGCCGATGTCGCGCGGCGAGATCGCGGACAGCCTGGGCCTGACCATCGAAACCGTCAGCCGCCAGTTCAGCGAGCTGCGCGATCTCGGCCTGATCGAGACCGAGGGGCGATCCGCCCTGCGGGTGATCGACCTGCCCGGCCTGTCGCGCTGCGCGGGACAACTGCCGGTTGCGGCATAATTTCACGAAATTGATCTCGATCAATGCGTTCAAATCCGGGCGGTCCTAACCGGCCCGCAAACGGAAGGGGCAATTAATGCAAATTGAGGCAGCACTCGCGAGGGCCGGACTGTGGTTCGTCCTTCTCCTCCTGTCATTGGCCGTGGCAGTCTCCGCCAAGGACGCCGGTTTTGCCGCGCACGCGGTGATCATCGGGATCGTCTCGTTCGCGATGATCTGGATAACCGCGGGCCGGTTCGATCCGGTCGGCGGCGGTCGCACGTTCTTCAAGATGCCCGAATCGCCGTCTCAATATGACGACGAGATCGTGCGCTGGGGTGCGATCGCAACGATGTTCTGGGGCGTTGTCGGCCTGCTCGCAGGCGTGTTCATCGCCTCGCAGATGGCCTTCCCCTGGCTCAACGTCGAACCCTACCTCAATTTCGGACGTCTGCGTCCGCTGCATACGTCGGCGGTGATCTTCGCCTTCGGCGGCAACGCGCTGCTCGCGACCAGCTTCTACGTGGTCCAGCGCACCTGCCGGACGCAGCTGGCACTGCCCAGCCTCGCCCGGTTCGTGTTCTGGGGCTACCAGCTGTTCATCGTGCTCGCCGCGACCGGCTATCTGCTGGGTGTCACCCAGTCGAAGGAATATGCCGAGCCGGAATGGTACGTCGACCTGTGGCTGACGATCGTCTGGGTCGCCTATCTCGCGGTGTTCGTCGCCACGCTGCTCAAGCGCAACGAACCGCATATCTACGTCGCCAACTGGTTCTACCTCGCCTTCATCGTGACAATCGCGATGCTGCACGTGGTCAACAACCTGGCGGTGCCGATCAGCTTCCTGGGTTCGCGCAGCTACAGCGCCTTCTCGGGCGTGCAGGATGCGCTGACCCAGTGGTGGTACGGCCATAACGCGGTCGGATTCTTCCTCACCGCGGGCTTCCTCGCGATGATGTACTACTTCGTGCCCAAGCAGGCCGAACGTCCGATCTACAGCTATCGCCTGTCGATCATCCACTTCTGGTCGCTGATCTTCCTCTACATCTGGGCGGGTCCGCACCACCTCCACTACACCGCGCTGCCCGACTGGGCGCAGACGCTGGGGATGGTGTTCTCGATCATGCTGTGGATGCCCAGCTGGGGCGGGATGATCAACGGCCTGATGACCCTCAACGGGGCATGGGACAAGGTCCGCACCGATCCGATCATCCGGATGATGGTGATGGCGCTCGCCTTCTACGGAATGAGCACCTTCGAAGGCCCGATGCTGTCGATCAAGAGCGTCAACAGCCTGTCGCACTACACCGACTGGACCATCGGCCACGTCCACTCCGGCGCGCTGGGATGGAACGGGATGATCACCTTCGCCTGCCTGTACTACCTGTTCCCGCGGCTCTGGGGTCGTGAGCGGATGTACAGCCTGCGGATGATCAACTGGCACTTCTGGCTCGCGACGCTGGGGATCGTCTTCTACGCCGCCAGCATGTGGGTGGCGGGCATCACCCAAGGCCTGATGTGGCGCGAATACGGGCCCGACGGCTACCTGGTGAACAGCTTCGCCGACACGGTCGCCGCGCTCCATCCGATGTTCATCATGCGGATGACCGGCGGGCTGCTGTACCTCTCGGGTGCACTGGTGATGAGCTACAACGTCTGGATGACGCTGGCAGGCAAGCTGCGCGACGAAGCGCCGATGACCAGCCCCAGCTACGACCCCGCCAAAGACAAGCCGATCGTCGGATCGCGGCCCGCCGCCCATCCCGACAGCGTGCCGGCCGAATAGGAACCTGCGATGAGCCTGACCGAAAAACACAAGAAGCTGGAACGCAACATCACGCTGCTCGCCGTGGCTACCTTCGTGACGGTGGCGATCGGCGGGGTGGTGGAGATCGCACCGCTCTTCTGGATCGACAACACGATCGAGGAAGTCGACGGCGTGCGCCCCTACAGCCCGCTCGAACAGGCGGGGCGCGACATCTACATCCGCGAAGGGTGCTATTCGTGCCACAGCCAGATGATCCGCCCCTTCCGCGACGAAGTCGAACGCTACGGCCACTACAGCCTCGCGGCGGAAAGCATGTACGACCACCCCTTCCAGTGGGGATCGAAGCGGACCGGGCCGGATCTCGCCCGCGTGGGTGGCCGCTATTCGGACGAATGGCACATCCAGCACCTGGAGAACCCGCAGAGCGTGGTGCCCGAGAGCATCATGCCCAAATACGGCTTCCTGAAAGAGCGTGACCTCAAGGTCGCCGATGCGAAGGCTATGCTCAAGGCGCTCAAGACCGTGGGCGTGCCCTATAGCGACCGCGATCTGGAGCAGGCCGAGGCCGATCTCTACGCGCAGGCCGATCCCGACATTGCCGCGGGCGACCTGGCAGAGCGCTATCCCAAGGCGCAGATCCGCGACTTCGACGGCAACCCCGACCGGGTGACCGAGATGGATGCGCTGATCGCCTACCTTCAGATGCTCGGCACGCTGGTCGATTTCGAAAGCGCCGCACCGTTCGAAGAGCTCGCTCAGGAGAAAGGCCGATGACCTTCTACGAAGAGCTGCGTCACTTCGCGGACAGCTTCGGCCTGATGGCCATGCTGCTGTTCTACCTTCTCCTGTGCCTGTGGCCGTTCCGGCCCGGCGCCAAGCGCCGCATCAACAAGGCAGCCCATTCGATTTTCGAGGATCAGACCGATGGCAAATAAGCGCATCGACGAACCCACCGGCACCGAAACCGTCGGCCATGAGTGGGACGGTATCGAGGAGCTTAACACGCCCCTGCCCCGCTGGTGGCTGTGGACCTTCTACCTCACGATCATCTTCGCGATCATCTACGTCATCCTCTATCCGGCATGGCCGATGGTCGACAAGGCGACCGAGGGCGTGCTCGGCTGGTCGAGCCGCGGCCAGCTGGCCGAAAAGATGAGCGCTGCCGAGCAGGCCCAGCAGGGCTTCCGTGATCAGCTGGCGAATATCCCGATCGAACGCCTGCCGGACGACAGCGCGCTGATGGCGCGGGCAGTCGCCGGCGGACAGGCGGCCTTCAAGGTCCATTGCACCCAGTGCCACGGCTCGGGCGGTGCGGGCGACCAGCAGCTGGGCTACCCCAACCTCAACGACGATGCCTGGCTGTGGGGCGGTGACCTGAAGGCGATCGAGTACACGATCACCCACGGGATTCGCTGGCCGGACGACGACGAGACCCGCTTCAGCCAGATGCCTCCGTTCGAAGGCGCGCTGGACGATGCCCAGATCAATGCAGTGATCGACCACGTCCTCTCGCTCAGCGGCAAGGCCCAGCCCAACGCCGCCGGAGCGCAGATCTTCGGCGATAACTGCGCCGCCTGCCACGGCCCGCAGGGTAAGGGCGGACGCGATGTGGGCGCGCCCAACCTGAGCGATGCGATCTGGCTGCGCGGCAGCGAACGCTCGGCCCTGCAGCGTCAGATCCTCAATCCTCGCATGGGCGTGATGCCCGCCTGGGGCGAGAGGCTCGATCCGGTGACGATCAAGATGCTCGCCGCCTATGTCCATTCGCTCGGGGGAGGCGAAGACTTCGTAGAGGTCGCGGAAGATCCCGAGGTGGAGGTCGATGAATAGCCCTGAGAACTCTAACAAGGACCGCGACTGGTCGGTCGTGCTGAAAGACGGGGTCGCCAAGACCAACGAGCCCGTCTCCAGCGCCACCGCCTCGACCGGAGCGCCCACCCACCGGCACGAACCGCACGAGCCGCCGCGCACGCAGATGCCCGAAAAGCTCTACGAGAAGCGCAAGGCGGTTCATAACAAGCGGATCGACGGGCCTTTCCGCCGCTTCAAGTGGTTCGTGATGTTCGTCACCCTGGCGATCTATTACGTCACCCCGTGGATCCGCTGGGATCGCGGGCCCTTCGCCCCCGATCAGGCGGTGCTGGTCGATCTGGCCAACCGCCGCTTCTACATGTTCGGGATCGAGATCTGGCCGCACGAATTCTACTTCGTCGCGGGTCTGCTGATCATGGCCGGGATCGGGCTGTTCCTGGTCACCAGCGCGGTCGGCCGTGCGTGGTGCGGCTATGCCTGCCCGCAGACCGTATGGACCGACCTGTTCCAGCATATCGACCGCTTCGTCGACGGCGATCGCAACGCGCGTGCCCGGCTCGACAAGGCTCCCTGGGGGCCAAAGAAGATCGCGCGGCGCGCGTTCAAATGGTCGATCTACCTCCTCATCAGCCTGGCGACGGGCGGGGCGTGGATTCTCTACTTCGCCGATGCGCCGACGCTGTTTCAGGACTTCTTCACGCTGCAGGCGCCGATGGTCGCCTACGCGACCGTGGGTATCCTCACGCTGACCACCTTCACGCTGGGCGGCTTCATGCGCGAACAGGTGTGCATCTACATGTGCCCCTGGCCGCGTATCCAGAGCGCGATGCTCGACGAGAAATCGCTGATCGTCACCTATAAGGACTGGCGCGGAGAGCCACGTGGCAGCCTGAAGAAGGCGAAGAAGGACCCCGAGCATTTCGGCGACTGCATCGACTGCAACCAGTGCGTCGCGGTGTGTCCCACGGGGATCGACATCCGCGAGGGGCCGCAGATCGGCTGCATCACCTGCGCGCTGTGCATCGATGCGTGCGACCGGGTGATGAAGGATATTGGCCGCCCGCGCGGGCTGATCGACTACGCCACGCTGGAGGACTGCCGCGAGGAAGCGCTGGGCCACCCCGCAAAGCCCGTCTGGAAGACGCTGCTGCGCCCGCGCACCCTGATCTACTTCGGTGTGTGGGGCGCGATCGGTGCCGCCCTGCTGTTCGCGCTGGGCACGCGTACTCACACCGATCTGACAGTCTCGCCAGACCGCAATCCGCCGTACATGCTGATGAGCGACGGATCGATCCGCAATTCCTACACGCTGAAGCTGCGCAATATGGAAAGCCGCCCGCGCGAGATGGTTGTCGCGATCGAAGGGCTGCCGGGCGGGAAGATGTGGACCGACACCATCGGCGCCGATGAAGCCGCCGCCACGCAGAGCTTCAACGTACCCGCCGACCAGATCCGCACCGTGCGGGCCTATGTCGTCGCACCCAAGGATGCGACCTCGCGCGAGTTCACCTTCCGGCTGACCTCGCAGGACGAGCAGCGCGAAACCGACACCGTCGAAACCCGCTTCGACGCCCCTGCAGGAGGATCATGATGCGCGAATTTACCGGCAAGCACATGGCGGGCGTGATGGTCGCCGGCTTCGGCATCGTGGTCGCGGTCAATTTCTACATGGCCTCGCTCGCCACCAACGGCTTCGGCGGTGTGGTGGTCGAAAATTCCTACGTCGCCAGCCAGAAATATAACGGATGGCTGGCGGAGGCCGCGCGGCAGGAAGCGACCGGGTGGCAGCTCGACGCGAGCCGCACGGAGGATGGGCTGGTGGTGGTCGAGACGCAGAACGCGCCCGAGACCGCGATGCTGACCGCGGTCGCGCGCCACCCGCTGGGGAAGAAGACCACCCGCACCCTCGCCTTCACCCGGCAAGATGATGGCCGCTTCATCGCGAACCAGCCGCTCGACGCGGGACGCTGGACGCTGCGGATGACCCTCTCCGACGGGGATCGCAAACGGGTGATCGAGGCACCGCTGTCGTGAACACCTCCGTCGACGCGCCGCCAACCGTGCCGACCGCGCCCAGCGCGGCGGATGCCCCGACCAGCCTGCAGACGACGCGGCTGACCGTGCCGGGGATGCGCTGCGCCGGGTGCATCTCCAAGGTGGAGCGCGGGCTGCTGGCGCTCGACGGCGTATCCGCAGCGCGGGTCAACCTCTCGGCCAAGCGGGTGACGGTCGATCACTCGGAAACGCTCGACGATCTGGCGCTGGTCGACGCGCTGGAGCGGATCGGGTTCGAAGCGCAGGCGATCGAAAGTCCCACCGCCCAGCCCGCCCCGCCCGACCGCGAACTGACCAAGGCGCTGGCGGTGGCAGGCTTCGGCATGATGAACATCATGCTGCTGTCGGTCAGCGTATGGTCCGGAGCCGACGGCGCCACGCGCGAGCTGTTCCACTGGCTTTCCGCGCTGATCGCGCTGCCGGTGATCGCCTATGCCGGGCGGCCCTTCTTCGGCTCTGCGCTCACCGCGCTGCGCCACGGGCGGACCAATATGGATGTGCCGATCTCGATCGGCGTACTGCTCGCCACCGGGCTCAGCCTCTACGAGACCGCGACCGGGGGCGAGAACGCCTTTTTCGACGGCGCGACCATGCTGCTGTTCTTCCTGCTCGCGGGCCGCGCGCTCGATGCCGCGATGCGCAACCGCACGCGCGCAGGCATCGCCTCTCTGCTGAGCCGGATGGGCCGCCACGCGACAATCCTGCTGCCCGACGGATCGACCCGCCGGCTGAGTGCCGAAGAGCTGGAACCGGGGATGACCATGCTGGTCGCCGCAGGCGATGCGCTGGCCGCCGACGGCACGATCGAGGCCGGGACCAGCGCGATCGATAACGCCATGCTGACCGGCGAGAGCACGCCGGAGGATGTCTCCATCGGGCAGAGCGTCCATGCGGGCGCGGTCAATCTGCTCGCGCCGATCCGGGTGCGGATCACCGCCGCCGCGCAGGACACCGCGATCGCGGAGATCGCGCGGCTGATGGACGAGGCCGGGCAATCGCGCAGCCGCTATGTGCGGATCGCGGACCGTGCCTCGCGCCTCTATGCCCCGGTGGTCCACACGCTCGCCCTGCTCGCCTTCGTCGGCTGGATGATCGCAGGCGCAGGCTGGCACCAGTCGCTGGTGATCGCCATCGCGGTGCTGATCATCACCTGTCCGTGCGCAATGGGGCTGGCCGTGCCCGCCGCGCAGGTCGTCGCATCGGGCGCGCTGCTGAAGAAGGGCCTGCTGGTGAAGGACGGCAGCGCGCTGGAACGGCTGGCAGAGGCCGATATCGCGGTGTTCGACAAGACCGGCACTCTGACCCTGGGAGAGCCCGTTGCAGAGCTTGCGCATGTCGATGAGCATGCCCTGCCTGTCGCGCTCGCGCTCGCGCTGTCGAGCCACCATCCGCTCAGCCGCGCGCTGACCAAGGCGCTCACCGCGCAGGGCGTGAAGCCTGCGGCCATCAGCCAACCCGAAGAGATCGCGGGCGAAGGCGTGTTCGCCATGTTCGACGGGCAGCGCGTCAGCCTGACCCGTCCGCTGGGCGATGGCGGCGCGACCGCGACCGAATTGCGGATCGCCAGACAGTGCTGGACCATCCCCTTCCACGACGCGCTGCGTCCCGATGCGGCCGACGCCATTGTGCGGATCGCGGCGGCGGGGCTCGATAGCCGGATCATCTCCGGCGATGCGGACACGGTCGTCTCCGGCGTCGCGGCGGACCTCGGCATCAGCGGGCACGGGCGCGTCTCCCCCCAGGCGAAGCTGGCCGAGCTGGAGCGTCTGAAGGCCGAGGGTAAACGACCGCTGATGGTCGGCGACGGGCTGAACGACGGGCCGGCGCTGGCCGCCGCCCATGTCTCGATCGCGCCGGGTACGGCCAGCGACGTGAGCCAGCAGGCCGCCGACGCTGTGTTCGTGGGCGAGCGGCTGATGCCGGTCGCGCTCGCGGTGGTCGCCGCGCAGCGCACGATGCGGGTCGTGCGGCAGAACTTCGGCTTCGCGATCGCCTACAACATGCTCGCCATTCCGCTGGCGCTGGCCGGGCTCGTGACCCCGTTGATCGCGGCGATCGCCATGTCGATCAGCTCGCTGGTGGTGGTTGCCAATTCGCTTCGGCTGGCACGGGCAGCGCGATGAGCGGGCTCACCTTCCTGATCCCGATCGCACTGGCGATGGGGGGCATCGGCCTTGCCGCGTTCTTCTGGGCGGTGGGCAATGGCCAGTACGACGACATGGACGGGGCGGCGAACCGCATTCTGATCGACGAGGAACCCGGCGATCAGGATCGCGGCAATGGGGAGCGCACCGATGATCAGGCCTGACTGGCTGCTCCTGATCGGCCTCGCCCCGATGATGCTCGGCCCTCTGCCCGGCGGCGGCGATTCGATCACCGCGCAGCTGTGCAGCGGCGGCGTGATCCGGATTCCGGTCGATGGAGATGAGCCAGATCAGGTGCCCGAGCAGCCCTGCTTCAAAGCGTGTCACGCGGGCAATTGCCGCAAACGCTCGGACAAGGGCGACACTCTCGAACTCGAGTAAAGGAGAACGCGGATGCCGCCGTGGCTTTTGCCTGCGCTGATGGGCTCGCTTGCGACGACCAGCCTGATCGCGGGTATCTGGCTGCTGCTGCATCTGCCGGATGTGGCGCGGATTTTCGCTGGCGCTGGGCGCGGCGTGATTATTCGCAATTCGGGCAGGAAATATGCCTCTCACGGGGCCGTATGGCTCGCGCTGATCCTGTTCCACGGCGGATGGATCGCCTGTCTGGCGCTGTGGATCTTCGTGATCGGCAGCGATAGCGCTGCTTGAGCGGACCGGCCACGCGGGCCGGTCCGCACCAGTCTTCCTCACACAGCCGAGCTGAACTGGCGCGCCGACACCGTGCGATAGGGATCGAACAGCGCCGCGATGGTGCGCGCATAGGGCAGGCCGTCGGGCTCGATCGAGAGCCACTCGCGATCGATATGCGCCAGCCCGCGATCGATGAAGGGCGTCAGTCGCGGGGTCACTTCGGCCAGCAGGCGCGAACCCACGCGGCTGCGCCCGTCGCACAGCAGCCGCTCGATGATAGCCCCGCGATAGCGGTCGTCGGCAGAGCGGTGGATGCCGCGGGTCACGGTCAGCTGACCATCGCCCGCCTTCATCCGGTAGCGGCCGGAATTCTTCTCGTTCTGCGCGAGCAGGCCGGGGAAGCTGCTGATCGCCGAGGCGCCCAGCCCGATCAGCACATCGCTGGGGTCATCGGTGAAGCCCTGAAAATTACGCCGCACCCGGCCACTGGTGGCCGCCGCCGCTAGCGGATCGCTGCCCGCCTTGGCAAAGTGATCGAAGCCCACGGGCACATAGCCATGGGTAAGGAAATAACCGAAGCCTGCCGAGGCCATCGCGAAGCGCTGATCCCGGTCGGGCAGGTTGGTCGCATCGATCACGCGCTGCCGCGCGACGATATGCGGCACATGCGCATATCCGAACAGCGCGACCCGGTCCGCACCCAGCACGCGGGTGCGGTGCATCGAATCCTCCAGATCATCGAGCGTCTGGCCCGGCAGGCCGTACATCAGATCGAAGTTGATCGAGCTGACGCCCGCCTCGCGCAGCCAGTCGACCGTCTGCACGATCAGCTCTTCGGGCTGGACCCGGCCGATCGCCTGCTGGCAATGCTCAGCAAAGGTCTGCACGCCCAGACTGGCCCGCTCCACCCCCACGGCGGCGAGCACCTGCGCCCATTCGCGGCTCATCGTGCGCGGGTCGAGTTCAATCGAGAAGACCGGATCGTCGATCTCGAACTGGATCGTCAGCGCATCGATCAGGCGCAGGAATTCGACCGGCGCGATCGCATTGGGGCTGCCCCCGCCAAAGGCGATCCGGCGCACGCGAGTGCCCCGGGGCAGCAGCGCGGCGACCGTCTCGATCTCGCGATGAAGCGCGCGCAGGTAGCTTTCGAGCCGCTTGCGCTTGTTCGCCTTGCCCGTGTTGCAACCGCAGTAGAAGCAGATCTGCTCGCAGAACGGGATATGGAGGTAGAGCGATACGTCCCCCTCCGTCCGCTCCAGCGCGGTGCGATAATGGCAGGCCGGCAGGACGTCGAAGTCCGCCGCGGTCGGATAGCTGGTGTAACGCGGCACGGGCGTTTCCAGCAGTTCGGGATGATAAGGCCACATGGCGGTGCAGCCTAGTCATACGCGGCAATGCGTCTTTGCGCTGGATCAATTTTGCGCGGAATTCCGACGAATTGTCATTCTTGATCTGGGTCAATGCAGCGCAGCGCCGACGGGCCCATCTCTCCCCTCGCCGCCCGGACGGGGCGGCTGACATGGAATGCAAGAAGGATCGAAGAGATGAAGCGTCTGTTTGCCGCAATGCTTGTTGGAACCGCCATGCTGGCCACGCCTGCCGCGGCTCAGGATGAACAGGGCAACATCCAGGTGAAGCTGCTGGGCACCGTCGTGATGCCGGACGGGGCGATCAGCGCCGTCAATGTCGACACGGTCGGCCTGCCGGGCGACACCCAGACCGAGGCCAACGACAATGTCGTGCCCACGCTGGCCGTCGAATATTTCGTGTCGAAGAATTTCTCGATCGAGACGATCTGCTGCATGACACAGCATGATGTCGACGCGGTATCGGGCCTGCCGGGTGCCGAGCTTGTCGCCGATGCGAAGCTGATCCCTGCCACCGTAACCGCCAAGGGTCATTTCGACCTCGGCCCGGTAAAACCCTATGTCGGCGCGGGCGTAACCTACTTCCTGTGGGTCGATGTCGATCCGGGCGAAGCCACGCTGCCGCTGGGCGTGACCGAAACCGACCTGTCGAACGAATTCGGCTTCGTGCTGCAGGCCGGGATGGACGTGCCGCTGGGCGATAGCGGGTTCGGCCTGACGCTGGATGCGAAGAAGTACTTCGTCGACACCACCGCCAGCTGGTACGCGGGCGACACGCTAGCCATCCAGACCGAGCACGATCTCGACCCGTGGGTGCTGAGCGCAGGCGTCAGCTACCGCTTCTGACCGATCGGCAGGGAGGACCGGCCTGATGACTCATACCGACTTCAAGGACTGGCCCGCCCTGGCCGCCAACCTCATCCCGGCGATCAAGCAGCTGCATCGCGGCGCGCCGGAGGTGATGAAGGGCTTTCGCGACATGGGGGCAGCGGCGCATGGCGCCGGTGCCCTCGACGCGAAGACCAAGGAACTGCTGGCGGTCGCGATCTCGGTCGCAGTGCGCTGCGACCCGTGCATCGCCTACCACGTGGATGGCGCGCGCAAGCACGGTGCCACGCGCGAAGAGATTGCCGAGACGCTGGGGCTTGCGATCTACATGGGTGCAGGACCCAGCGCGATGTACGCGGCGCAGGCGCTGGAGGCCTACGACCAGTTCGTGGACGAGGCGGGCGGCGGCGAATAGCCGGGACGGCTAGCTGGCCAGATCTTCCAGCGCTTCGCGGTCTTCGATCGCGACTTCGCGGCGGTTGGGCAGCGAGACGACACCGGCTTTCTTGAGCTTGGTGAATTCCCGGCTGACGGTTTCGATCGTCAGCCCCAGCACGTCCGCAATCTGCCCGCGGCTCAGCCGCAGGGCGAAGGCACCCGGCTGCGTGCCGACCTCTTCCTCGACCGGAAATCTGGTCGACAGGTCGAGCAGGAAGGTCGCCACGCGCTGTTCCGCCGTCATCCGGCCGAGCAGCAGCATCCATTTGCGCGTCCGGTCCAGCTCGGCCAGCGTGCGCTCCAGCAGCTTGTGCTCAAGCTTGGGATGTTCGCGCGCGAAGCGGTCGAAATCGGCGCGGCGGAACACGCAGACCAGCACATCGGTCAGTGCCTCGACCGAATAGGGGGTCGACTGGCCGAACGGGCGACCGATGAAATCGGCGGGAAAGGCGAGGCCGAGGATCTGCTCCTTGCCGTCGGCGGTGCTGGTCGAAAGCTTCAGCATCCCTTCCACGACATTGGCGACGACGACCGCATCATCCCCCTCCCACAGCAGGTTTTCACCCGCGCTGAGATGGCGGCGCTGGCCGATCGCATTGAGCGCGATGATCTCTTCATTGTCGAGATCG encodes:
- a CDS encoding helix-turn-helix domain-containing protein; protein product: MNFPDLFDAFDAAVLPPGLPDAVILRLRHDTVARELAAGEQLDLDPARAYFAFLGAGACKLAAFVSSAREQIVSFHFTGDVVHVPAQGRYGFTLTALTDAQLLVIPAESLNRSGPDSCGMLRLASRETENALARSRETSIILGRRSAQERVASFILAIWDRLGADSRGEGWIDLPMSRGEIADSLGLTIETVSRQFSELRDLGLIETEGRSALRVIDLPGLSRCAGQLPVAA
- the ccoN gene encoding cytochrome-c oxidase, cbb3-type subunit I, which codes for MEAALARAGLWFVLLLLSLAVAVSAKDAGFAAHAVIIGIVSFAMIWITAGRFDPVGGGRTFFKMPESPSQYDDEIVRWGAIATMFWGVVGLLAGVFIASQMAFPWLNVEPYLNFGRLRPLHTSAVIFAFGGNALLATSFYVVQRTCRTQLALPSLARFVFWGYQLFIVLAATGYLLGVTQSKEYAEPEWYVDLWLTIVWVAYLAVFVATLLKRNEPHIYVANWFYLAFIVTIAMLHVVNNLAVPISFLGSRSYSAFSGVQDALTQWWYGHNAVGFFLTAGFLAMMYYFVPKQAERPIYSYRLSIIHFWSLIFLYIWAGPHHLHYTALPDWAQTLGMVFSIMLWMPSWGGMINGLMTLNGAWDKVRTDPIIRMMVMALAFYGMSTFEGPMLSIKSVNSLSHYTDWTIGHVHSGALGWNGMITFACLYYLFPRLWGRERMYSLRMINWHFWLATLGIVFYAASMWVAGITQGLMWREYGPDGYLVNSFADTVAALHPMFIMRMTGGLLYLSGALVMSYNVWMTLAGKLRDEAPMTSPSYDPAKDKPIVGSRPAAHPDSVPAE
- the ccoO gene encoding cytochrome-c oxidase, cbb3-type subunit II; the encoded protein is MSLTEKHKKLERNITLLAVATFVTVAIGGVVEIAPLFWIDNTIEEVDGVRPYSPLEQAGRDIYIREGCYSCHSQMIRPFRDEVERYGHYSLAAESMYDHPFQWGSKRTGPDLARVGGRYSDEWHIQHLENPQSVVPESIMPKYGFLKERDLKVADAKAMLKALKTVGVPYSDRDLEQAEADLYAQADPDIAAGDLAERYPKAQIRDFDGNPDRVTEMDALIAYLQMLGTLVDFESAAPFEELAQEKGR
- a CDS encoding cbb3-type cytochrome c oxidase subunit 3; translated protein: MTFYEELRHFADSFGLMAMLLFYLLLCLWPFRPGAKRRINKAAHSIFEDQTDGK
- the ccoP gene encoding cytochrome-c oxidase, cbb3-type subunit III yields the protein MANKRIDEPTGTETVGHEWDGIEELNTPLPRWWLWTFYLTIIFAIIYVILYPAWPMVDKATEGVLGWSSRGQLAEKMSAAEQAQQGFRDQLANIPIERLPDDSALMARAVAGGQAAFKVHCTQCHGSGGAGDQQLGYPNLNDDAWLWGGDLKAIEYTITHGIRWPDDDETRFSQMPPFEGALDDAQINAVIDHVLSLSGKAQPNAAGAQIFGDNCAACHGPQGKGGRDVGAPNLSDAIWLRGSERSALQRQILNPRMGVMPAWGERLDPVTIKMLAAYVHSLGGGEDFVEVAEDPEVEVDE
- the ccoG gene encoding cytochrome c oxidase accessory protein CcoG, with product MPEKLYEKRKAVHNKRIDGPFRRFKWFVMFVTLAIYYVTPWIRWDRGPFAPDQAVLVDLANRRFYMFGIEIWPHEFYFVAGLLIMAGIGLFLVTSAVGRAWCGYACPQTVWTDLFQHIDRFVDGDRNARARLDKAPWGPKKIARRAFKWSIYLLISLATGGAWILYFADAPTLFQDFFTLQAPMVAYATVGILTLTTFTLGGFMREQVCIYMCPWPRIQSAMLDEKSLIVTYKDWRGEPRGSLKKAKKDPEHFGDCIDCNQCVAVCPTGIDIREGPQIGCITCALCIDACDRVMKDIGRPRGLIDYATLEDCREEALGHPAKPVWKTLLRPRTLIYFGVWGAIGAALLFALGTRTHTDLTVSPDRNPPYMLMSDGSIRNSYTLKLRNMESRPREMVVAIEGLPGGKMWTDTIGADEAAATQSFNVPADQIRTVRAYVVAPKDATSREFTFRLTSQDEQRETDTVETRFDAPAGGS
- a CDS encoding FixH family protein, translating into MMREFTGKHMAGVMVAGFGIVVAVNFYMASLATNGFGGVVVENSYVASQKYNGWLAEAARQEATGWQLDASRTEDGLVVVETQNAPETAMLTAVARHPLGKKTTRTLAFTRQDDGRFIANQPLDAGRWTLRMTLSDGDRKRVIEAPLS
- a CDS encoding heavy metal translocating P-type ATPase, which gives rise to MRCAGCISKVERGLLALDGVSAARVNLSAKRVTVDHSETLDDLALVDALERIGFEAQAIESPTAQPAPPDRELTKALAVAGFGMMNIMLLSVSVWSGADGATRELFHWLSALIALPVIAYAGRPFFGSALTALRHGRTNMDVPISIGVLLATGLSLYETATGGENAFFDGATMLLFFLLAGRALDAAMRNRTRAGIASLLSRMGRHATILLPDGSTRRLSAEELEPGMTMLVAAGDALAADGTIEAGTSAIDNAMLTGESTPEDVSIGQSVHAGAVNLLAPIRVRITAAAQDTAIAEIARLMDEAGQSRSRYVRIADRASRLYAPVVHTLALLAFVGWMIAGAGWHQSLVIAIAVLIITCPCAMGLAVPAAQVVASGALLKKGLLVKDGSALERLAEADIAVFDKTGTLTLGEPVAELAHVDEHALPVALALALSSHHPLSRALTKALTAQGVKPAAISQPEEIAGEGVFAMFDGQRVSLTRPLGDGGATATELRIARQCWTIPFHDALRPDAADAIVRIAAAGLDSRIISGDADTVVSGVAADLGISGHGRVSPQAKLAELERLKAEGKRPLMVGDGLNDGPALAAAHVSIAPGTASDVSQQAADAVFVGERLMPVALAVVAAQRTMRVVRQNFGFAIAYNMLAIPLALAGLVTPLIAAIAMSISSLVVVANSLRLARAAR
- the ccoS gene encoding cbb3-type cytochrome oxidase assembly protein CcoS, encoding MSGLTFLIPIALAMGGIGLAAFFWAVGNGQYDDMDGAANRILIDEEPGDQDRGNGERTDDQA